The following coding sequences lie in one Sporocytophaga myxococcoides DSM 11118 genomic window:
- a CDS encoding GlcG/HbpS family heme-binding protein, which produces MELNSKQAKEILNAIIFELEKRGKYAVVAIVDAHGELLAFERMDKTKLPSIANAINKAYTAARTQKNTSEIGKALKDPVKGFDIAFYGDPKICGWGGGVPVISNGNVIGAASVSGLSQEEDEEIAKIGVAHLKLI; this is translated from the coding sequence ATGGAACTAAATAGTAAACAGGCTAAAGAAATTTTGAATGCTATCATATTTGAACTTGAGAAAAGAGGGAAGTATGCAGTTGTAGCAATTGTGGATGCCCATGGAGAGCTTCTGGCTTTTGAAAGAATGGATAAAACTAAACTTCCATCTATCGCAAATGCCATTAATAAAGCCTATACAGCTGCACGTACACAAAAAAACACATCGGAGATTGGCAAAGCTCTAAAAGATCCTGTAAAAGGGTTTGACATTGCTTTTTATGGAGATCCTAAAATCTGTGGATGGGGTGGAGGAGTACCGGTTATATCAAACGGTAATGTAATTGGTGCTGCTTCGGTAAGTGGTCTTTCGCAGGAAGAAGATGAAGAGATAGCAAAGATAGGAGTGGCGCATTTAAAATTGATATAA
- a CDS encoding PepSY-like domain-containing protein, protein MKKVLLMIGLVVAGYTMKAQDVVDSKSVPSKVSSALTQKYPDLKSGDIKWEKKDNNYKAEFTKDGQDYEVKLDNTGNWVSTEVDLTEKDLPEKVRNGLNKSDYKSWTVKDVEKKEKPQGKTLYKIEVKQGEQEYDVYFDQEGTLVKKNKS, encoded by the coding sequence ATGAAAAAGGTGCTTTTAATGATTGGATTAGTGGTGGCAGGGTATACAATGAAGGCCCAGGATGTTGTTGATTCTAAAAGTGTACCAAGTAAAGTGTCTTCAGCTTTGACACAGAAATATCCGGATCTTAAGTCCGGCGATATTAAGTGGGAAAAGAAGGACAACAACTATAAGGCTGAGTTCACCAAAGACGGTCAAGACTACGAAGTAAAACTTGACAATACAGGTAACTGGGTTTCTACTGAAGTAGATCTTACAGAAAAAGACCTACCTGAAAAGGTAAGAAACGGTCTTAACAAGTCAGATTATAAATCGTGGACTGTGAAAGACGTAGAAAAGAAAGAGAAACCTCAAGGCAAGACTTTATATAAAATTGAGGTAAAACAAGGGGAACAGGAATACGATGTGTATTTTGACCAGGAAGGAACTCTTGTTAAGAAAAATAAAAGTTAA
- a CDS encoding nucleoside deaminase — MDEFMKLAINEAIKGLNEGGIPIGSVLIKDGKLVAQGHNKRVQENNPILHGEMDCLNNAGRIGSYRNTVIYSTLMPCYMCAGTIVQFKIPKVIVGESKTFSGAREFMEQHGVEVIDLDLAECKSMMEDFINEKPELWDEDIMEL, encoded by the coding sequence ATGGATGAATTTATGAAATTGGCTATAAACGAAGCCATAAAAGGCCTGAATGAAGGAGGAATCCCAATTGGTTCTGTATTAATAAAAGACGGAAAGTTAGTTGCTCAAGGCCATAACAAACGTGTACAGGAGAACAATCCTATTTTGCATGGCGAAATGGATTGTCTTAACAATGCAGGAAGAATTGGTAGCTACAGAAACACTGTCATCTATTCTACTCTTATGCCATGTTATATGTGTGCTGGCACTATTGTACAATTTAAAATACCCAAAGTAATTGTTGGCGAGTCCAAGACATTCAGTGGAGCAAGAGAATTTATGGAACAGCATGGAGTCGAAGTAATAGATCTAGACCTGGCAGAATGTAAGAGTATGATGGAAGATTTCATTAATGAGAAGCCCGAACTCTGGGATGAAGATATAATGGAGCTTTGA
- a CDS encoding MFS transporter — translation MQISKATKIELLNFKSVPMRAFHASWLTFFICFFAWFGLAPLMPEIKKELNLTKTQIANISMAAVSMTVFARLLIGWLCDKIGPRLCYVILLSTGAVPVIMIGLVNSYESFLIGRLFIGLIGASFVITQYHTSVMFAPNIVGTANATTAGWGNLGGGVTQMAMPAIFAGIVSLGFTASEAWRIAMIFPGLALLLMAYVYFKYTQDTPEGNVLELRKKNPEFRAKNPDIKGSFWLACKDYRVWILGLVYGACFGIELTIDGIAAIYFTEEFNTPLMIAGIIAASFGMMNLFARALGGIYSDKISQKFGLKGRVVLLGAFLLLEGIGIMLFSEMTILPLAILTMILFALFVKMSNGVTYSIVPFVNRKALGSVAGIVGAGGNIGAVLANSLFTVHSYRYGLFIIGAVVCGISVLSLFLKFPNEESVAIPANMGESKEAEKVKELTKV, via the coding sequence ATGCAGATCTCCAAGGCAACCAAAATTGAGCTTTTGAACTTTAAAAGTGTTCCAATGAGGGCTTTTCATGCTTCCTGGCTTACATTTTTCATATGTTTTTTTGCATGGTTTGGTTTGGCTCCATTGATGCCTGAGATAAAAAAAGAACTCAATCTGACTAAAACACAAATTGCCAACATATCTATGGCTGCTGTGTCCATGACCGTTTTTGCGCGTTTGCTGATTGGTTGGTTGTGTGATAAAATAGGGCCAAGATTGTGCTACGTAATATTACTTAGTACAGGGGCGGTGCCGGTAATCATGATAGGTTTGGTCAATAGCTATGAGTCCTTTCTAATTGGTAGATTATTTATCGGATTGATCGGAGCTTCTTTTGTAATTACTCAATATCATACTTCTGTAATGTTTGCGCCGAATATAGTCGGCACTGCTAACGCAACTACTGCAGGCTGGGGAAACCTCGGTGGTGGCGTAACTCAAATGGCAATGCCTGCAATATTTGCGGGTATTGTTTCTCTGGGGTTTACAGCATCTGAAGCATGGAGAATTGCCATGATTTTCCCAGGACTAGCACTATTGCTAATGGCATATGTATATTTCAAATATACTCAGGATACTCCTGAAGGTAATGTTCTTGAGCTAAGAAAGAAGAACCCGGAATTCAGAGCTAAAAACCCTGATATTAAAGGAAGTTTTTGGCTGGCATGCAAAGATTATAGGGTATGGATTTTGGGGTTGGTTTACGGAGCTTGTTTCGGAATAGAATTAACTATTGATGGGATTGCTGCAATATATTTTACGGAAGAATTTAACACTCCATTAATGATAGCAGGAATTATAGCTGCATCATTTGGAATGATGAATCTTTTTGCAAGAGCTCTTGGCGGAATATATTCTGATAAGATCAGTCAGAAATTTGGACTGAAAGGAAGGGTAGTTTTGCTTGGCGCTTTTCTTTTACTGGAGGGGATTGGTATTATGTTATTCTCAGAAATGACAATTCTTCCCTTGGCTATCCTTACTATGATTTTGTTTGCTTTGTTCGTTAAAATGTCTAATGGCGTCACTTATTCAATCGTGCCCTTTGTGAATAGAAAGGCTTTGGGTAGTGTGGCTGGTATCGTTGGGGCAGGAGGAAATATTGGCGCCGTTTTAGCGAACTCACTTTTTACAGTACACTCATATCGCTATGGTTTATTTATAATCGGGGCAGTTGTTTGTGGTATTTCTGTATTGTCTCTTTTCTTGAAATTTCCTAATGAAGAATCTGTAGCTATTCCTGCAAACATGGGAGAATCGAAAGAAGCCGAAAAAGTGAAAGAATTAACTAAGGTTTAG
- a CDS encoding sensor histidine kinase, giving the protein MEDLVYWKEQALDFLIQIKTVYDFQNVDAFRRNLLLRMKELTGCDDIFFIIKEDEVSERITYSNCAHLEGTFTETSFLKDPSTLKQYAYHEKVKVGRSHFLKENTTVIYIPLFELHVKGSIILVWNSPFQISEGTDYFFNVCITRLKEVLKLNYMIFSLEELRIKFNAVFHSVSQALIFIDETDNTAWINSKAKEILGIYSENEVLSPIVISEYMRMFRENAINENEITAIATELFKDPEKEINNWLWKFKNSVFKVSSKPIITERKKGRLWMFEDISEIYFANQRLAENNEEFKAANDHLSEQNALILFQNEEIQFKNNRLEEINQEKNGLINIVSHDLKSPFQQIQGMAQVIEMIAPLEGDQKVFIDNIKAVSKKGLNLVKDILDISAIEQQKTNKQEEVIDLQKFLAKEIKICQTVADKKNIKIHLIYESQYSELYTDPEFLRRILDNLISNAVKFSYTEKNIYLHVTSKNDKVIISIKDEGQGMTELDKQHLFEKFKKLSARPTAGESSTGLGLSIVKLLVEQLNGTITCESEWGHGTTFILEFNTTEVE; this is encoded by the coding sequence TTGGAAGATTTAGTTTACTGGAAAGAACAAGCGCTTGATTTCCTTATTCAAATTAAAACAGTTTATGATTTCCAGAATGTCGATGCATTCAGGCGAAATCTATTACTGAGAATGAAAGAACTTACGGGATGCGATGATATATTTTTTATAATTAAAGAAGATGAAGTTTCTGAAAGAATTACCTATTCAAATTGCGCACATCTGGAAGGAACCTTTACCGAAACATCTTTTCTGAAAGACCCTTCTACTTTAAAGCAATACGCTTACCATGAGAAAGTGAAAGTAGGCAGATCTCATTTTCTCAAAGAAAATACAACTGTTATTTATATACCTTTATTTGAGCTGCATGTTAAAGGTTCTATAATACTTGTTTGGAATTCGCCTTTTCAGATTTCAGAAGGAACAGATTATTTTTTTAATGTATGCATTACAAGGTTAAAAGAAGTATTGAAGCTGAATTACATGATATTTTCTCTTGAAGAATTGCGGATAAAATTTAACGCAGTTTTTCATTCGGTATCTCAGGCTTTGATATTTATAGATGAAACAGACAATACAGCATGGATAAACTCAAAGGCAAAAGAAATTTTAGGTATTTATTCAGAGAATGAAGTCCTGTCGCCTATTGTGATATCTGAATATATGAGAATGTTCAGAGAAAATGCGATCAACGAAAATGAAATAACAGCCATTGCCACAGAACTATTTAAAGATCCTGAAAAAGAGATCAATAATTGGCTTTGGAAATTTAAGAACAGTGTATTTAAGGTTTCAAGTAAACCTATCATAACAGAGCGAAAGAAAGGTAGATTATGGATGTTTGAAGACATCAGTGAAATTTATTTTGCGAATCAAAGATTGGCTGAAAACAATGAAGAGTTTAAAGCCGCCAATGATCACCTTTCTGAACAAAATGCATTGATACTATTTCAAAACGAAGAGATACAATTCAAGAACAACAGGCTGGAAGAAATAAACCAGGAAAAAAACGGACTTATCAATATTGTATCACATGATTTAAAATCTCCATTCCAACAGATTCAAGGAATGGCACAGGTAATCGAAATGATTGCTCCTCTTGAAGGTGATCAGAAGGTGTTTATTGATAACATTAAAGCAGTTTCAAAAAAGGGACTTAACCTTGTGAAAGACATACTTGACATCAGTGCCATAGAACAGCAGAAAACAAACAAACAGGAAGAGGTAATTGACCTTCAGAAATTTCTTGCCAAAGAAATAAAGATCTGTCAAACCGTGGCAGATAAAAAAAATATTAAAATTCACTTGATCTATGAATCTCAGTATTCTGAGCTCTATACTGATCCTGAGTTTTTAAGACGTATCCTTGACAATCTGATTTCAAATGCTGTCAAATTCTCCTACACTGAAAAGAATATTTATTTACACGTAACCAGTAAAAATGATAAGGTTATAATATCAATAAAAGATGAAGGACAGGGAATGACAGAACTTGACAAACAACACCTGTTTGAAAAATTTAAAAAGCTATCCGCAAGGCCAACGGCTGGCGAGAGTTCCACTGGCTTAGGACTATCAATAGTAAAACTCCTGGTAGAACAACTCAATGGAACTATTACCTGCGAAAGCGAGTGGGGACATGGAACTACTTTTATTCTTGAATTCAATACTACTGAAGTAGAATAA
- a CDS encoding GyrI-like domain-containing protein, translating to METLDLTKAYKAYYTAKAKPEVIEIEPAQFLSITGMGDPSKKAFSENIQALYSTAYTMKFSLKALQKDFKVSKLEGQWWFDETKYKSNSMTETALNVPRDVWEYRLLIRMPDFITEDEINAAANTVIFKKGILLAKEVKLFKMKEGKCVQMLHVGPFSKEIETLKQMELFMNENNLGKNGLHHEIYLSDFRKTSEDKLKTILREPVK from the coding sequence ATGGAAACATTGGATTTGACAAAAGCATACAAGGCTTACTATACTGCAAAAGCTAAACCTGAGGTGATAGAAATAGAACCGGCTCAGTTCTTATCTATTACCGGAATGGGAGATCCTTCAAAAAAAGCTTTTTCTGAAAATATTCAGGCTCTCTATTCAACAGCCTACACTATGAAGTTTAGCTTAAAAGCTCTTCAAAAGGATTTTAAAGTGTCCAAGTTGGAAGGACAATGGTGGTTTGATGAAACCAAGTATAAATCCAATTCCATGACAGAAACAGCTTTGAATGTACCTCGCGATGTCTGGGAATATCGATTGCTTATTCGCATGCCTGATTTTATTACCGAAGATGAAATTAATGCTGCTGCCAATACTGTAATTTTTAAAAAAGGAATTTTATTGGCAAAAGAAGTAAAACTGTTTAAAATGAAAGAAGGGAAATGTGTTCAAATGCTACATGTTGGACCATTTTCAAAAGAAATAGAAACGCTTAAACAAATGGAATTATTTATGAATGAAAATAATCTGGGAAAGAATGGTTTGCATCATGAAATTTACCTATCTGATTTTAGAAAAACAAGTGAAGATAAATTAAAGACAATCTTGAGAGAACCTGTAAAATAG